The Methanothermobacter sp. genomic sequence GTTATTGCGGTTGCAGCGGGCCTTGCAGCGGGCCTCCTATCAGCCATCCTCTCTGTAAGGTTCCAGCTTGTCATATTCGGCTTCAACATCATGTACATAGTATCCCCCCTCCTCGCGGGATTCGTTGAGTCATACATTGCAGGGCGGAAGTACGGGGCAAGTACCGGTGCTGTAAGTGCAATCCTTGTCTTTTTTGCCGTGAACATCTACGGCTGGTTCTTTCCGGCTGAACCCATTGAGTGGAATGTGTTCACGGTTGGTGGTCTGATGCTGGTCTTCCAGGCGGCATTCCCCACAGCAGTTAACTTCCTCCTCGCAGCGATCATAACATACCTTCTTGGACTCGCAGGTAAGGGTGTGGGTGACCTCCTGGTACCCAAGAACGGGACCATACCCCTTGGCTATGATGCTGGAGGTGAAATGCTTGGTATAGTCGCAGGGGAGGCTGTCGGGAAACCTGATGAAATCACAGAACTTCGAAGGCTGGCTGTTGAGCGCATGCTGCAGAATGCTGAGGCCATGGGGGCTGTGGGGGTGGTTGACATCGATCTTGAGGTCACGGTGCTCAGGGGTCTCGGCGGGGAGGTTCTCGCTGTGACAGCCACGGGGACAGCCGTGAAGGCTTAATTTATATGTTTTTTTGGTTAGTCTTCATCTGCGTTTTGGTAGGTTTGTCTTTGTTTTTAGGGTTAGTCTTCATCTGTGTTTTTCCAGCATGTCCTCTATTCTCTCAATCTTCATTTCCAGTTCATCCAGCTTATCACGTAGAATCCTGAACTCATCCCTCCGTGTGGAGTCTATCCTCTCCTGCTCCCTCCGGAGGGTCTCAAGGAGTGTGGATGTCGCAGAAGCGGTTATGAGGCTTGTGGATGCAATGGCACTGATCATTATGACCACACCGGTCAGCCTTCCAGGGGCTGTTACAGGTATTATATCACCGTAGCCCACAGTTGTGATGGTCTGGAGGACGTACCATAATGAGTCCTCATATGTCCTTACAAGGGGATTCACGGGACTCTCAACCAGGTAGAATACGATTGTGAATACGAACAGTACAGATACAAATAGTCCCAGGCCATAGCCCAGGCGGCTGGTCCTTATGAACTCCCCAACAGACCCTGCAAGGTCCCTGAATGCGATGAAGAGCCCCACAACCTTTATGAGGTTCAGAACTGCAAGTATGACAGAATCAGGGTTCACCCCCAGGATGTTCACGCCAATGAAGTAGAAGGGCACCATCACAACGGGAATGTTCCACCTGTCGCGGACCCCCGGCTGGAGGATGTAGGCTGTTACAACCGTGATACTGGTTAGGAGGTCCAGGAGGACTATCCTTGAGAATGTCCCGGGCTGAAATGGAAGGAATGTGCTGATAATGAGTGACAGCCCGTCAAGTCCAAGGAGAACAAGGATGATAATCTCAGACAGTACCCTGAAACCTTTCTGAAGATCTTTCACTTTGGAACCCCCTTGAGGAAAGCATGAACTGGATACTACTTCTATATCGTGGATTATTTATAACCTTTCAGGCATGAAAAATGAAATCTTTCAGATTAAAACTCCATTTAATGTTTCGAATAACTAATAACAGAATATCAATGTCCCGAATAAGTAATAACATGATATTATCTACCCATTCATGGAAAAACTTTAATAGGGTGATTTTCTATAATCTATTTTTTCTTCTGGAGACTTTCACATGAAAGAGTGATAACAATGAAGGTGACAGTTTACGGTGCTGGTAATCAGAAATTATATACTGAGGAACTGAACCTCCCTGAAAAGTACGGCGGGGAGGCTCCATACGGCGGAAGCAGAATGGCCATGGAATTCGCACAGGCCGGACACGAGGTTACACTTGCGGAACCTGTAAGGGATGTACTGGAAGATGAACACTGGAACCTTGTTGAGGAAGCAGGTGTAACTGTCACAGATAACGATAAGGAGGCCGCAGCTGAAGCCGATGTTGCAGTGCTCTTCACACCCTTCGGAAAGGGAACCATAAATATAGCCAGGGAGATACTCCCTGAGCTACCAGAGGGGGCAGTTATAGCCAACACCTGTACGGTATCACCGGTGGTGCTGTACTACGTCCTCGAAAAAGAATTAAAAATGGACAGAACAGATATAGGTGTGTCCTCAATGCACCCTGCGGCTGTGCCAGGGACACCGCAGCACGAACACTACGTTATAGGCGGGAGGCCCACAGCGGAACTTGACATTGCAACAGATGAACAGATATCAAGGTGCGCTGAACTCGCAGAGAGCACAGGTAAAACAGCCTACGTGGTCCCGGCGGATGTGACCTCAGCAGTTGCAGATATGGGCTCCCTGGTCACTGCGGTGGCACTTGCAGGTGTCCTGGACTACTACTATGTGGGTACCCAGATAATAAAGGCCCCTGAGGAGATGGTTGAGAAGCAGATACTCATGACACTCCAGACCATGGCATCCCTGGTTGAGACATCAGGTGTTGATGGAATGGCCAGGGCCATGAACCCTGAACTCCTGGTGAAAAGCGCAAGGTCAATGCACCTCCTTGATGAACAGGAGGAACTGGACGCAGCCCTCAGGAAGATCTCCCAGCTCAACGATGATGTCATGAAATGGATCGAGGGCGCAGAGGTTAAACACACAGACCTTGTGGCTGCCCAGGCCCTCACAGGTGAACTCAAAACCGTCATGGGGGACCGTGCAGCTGAGGGTACAATAAGAAGGTGCATGAGGAAGATGTTTGAATAGGGGGTTTAAAGTTGATAGAGAGGATACTCAAGGACCTTGGAAGGGTGAACGGTGTTAACGGATCCCTGGTTGTTGGAAAGGACGGTCTCATAATAGAGAGTGAGGTTTCAGGTGACATCGACGCGGAACTCGTGGGTGCAATGGCCTCAGCGGTGTTCGGTACAGCTGAGAGGTCGGCCGAGGAGATAAAGCATGAGCCCCTCGAGCAGGTCATGATTGAGGGTAAACGTGGTAAGACCCTCATGATCGATGCCGGTGAGGGGATCCTCGTCGTGATAACCGACGTGGATGTGAACCTGGGGATGATCAGGATAGAGATGAAGAGGAGCGCCGAGAGGCTAGGTGACCTTCTCGGATGATCCTGTTTTTTTTGAATAATTCCTTTATTTTTCTTTGGCTATTCTCCTGATGGCCCTCTCAATGAAATTGCGGAGTCTCTTCTCATCCACAGTAAATTCACCAGGCCTCATGGGGAATGCACCCACAGAAGGGACCTCTCCGGTTTCCTCATTGAATATCACCCTTTTGCTGCCGGGGTAGAGGATGTAGGCCCCCATGCTGTGGAGTATGGCGTCCTTGTAGGTGTGCATCTTGTAGACGTCCCCATCCCTGTAACGGCTTTCAAGTTCCTCCTCGGCGTCCCGGAGGTCGATATCATAGAAGTCCTCAGGGTTAATGGTTGACCGGTACTTGGCATCAAGGTGGATGAAGTAGGTGCACTCCCCCACATCCACGAGCAGTGAATAGTCGGGTCTGAAGGGGAGTGAATAGGAACTGCAACGGGTATTTCTGGCAAATCTTCCATTGTAGGATAGTGCGAGTTCCACATCCCCCATACTGAACCTCAGCAGGGACATCCCCCTCCTGAGCCTCACACCCCAGTCATTGAGGTCGAAGATATCAGAGGGGTTGACTGAGTCCCCGGTTATATCCTTGAGTATCCCTATGAGTTTGAAGTAGCACCAGTACTCGTAGAGTTCGCTGAGCTTCCTCTCAAAGCCCCTGATGGCATCCTCAAGTTCATCCCAGGTGAACCTCAGTGAGAGGTCCAGCATGAAGAAGTACCTGAGTATATCCCTGTACCCCTCCCTCTTCTGGAGGACCTGTGAGTTTAGGGGGAGAACACTGAGTTCACCCACATCCATGAGCCAGCGGGCAGAGAGGAAACCCCTCACATCATCAAGGAACCCCTCCAGGGAGTCCCCTATGTAACCCTCAGGGGCTGTTTCAAGTAGCCTCAGGATAAGGTCCTCAAGCGACTCAAGAAAGTACCTGTAGAACCGGTTCTCGGGGATGTCAGGGGTCTCATGGAGCCTCACCTCCGGGAGTACCCTGGGGATACCCCCATCAATGCTGCCCGGGGTGGAAATCACGGATATGATCTCCTCAGGGTCAACGGTGGCGGCCAGTCCTGCAGGCACCAGTTCAACCTCCCGCCGGAGGCCCGATGAGTACATCTGATTTATGTGCTCTGCAGCTGCATGGAGGTTCTCGGGCCTGAATATATGCTCAAGGATGAGGAAGTCCTCGTAGAGCGTTCCTGCAGAGTGGTCATTCACGGTGAACCTCTGGAATATTGGGGAATCGGAGTTCAGTATGAGGGATGTTATCTCATCTGAAAGGTCCGAGAGCATTGCAGGGTACTGTTCATGGTAGTTTATCTTCTTTGAGCGCACCTCGACGGGTATGGCCTCATGGAGGTCACCGGAGGAGACATCAAGGAAGGACTTGCCGGCGTAGCTCCTGAAGTTGAGGAAACCCGCCGATTTTTCTTCTAACTGAAACCTGAGCTCCTGGAATACAGCATCCCTCTTCAGGGAGGGAAGGACATCACATTCACCTGAACCCTCAAAGAGTACATGGTACTCGGTCTCCTCAAGCAGCATGATCTCTGAGAGGTTATCATAGTACGGGCAGTGCTCGATTGGGTTGAGACCCGGTCTTTCAACCTCGGGGACGTTTATGAGACTCACAGGGTAACCGTTAACCTCGATGGTCCTCTCAGGTATCTCACCTGGGGCCGGGCCGCCCCGGATCCTCAGGGTGCCAAGCTGAAACTCTATGATAATCTCGGAGTCCATCTTCAACTACCTTATGAATGATACGTAGCGCTGGATCCTCAGCGTATCCACCATTTCCCTCAGTTTATCATGGGATTCAGGGAATCTCCCCTCGCAGTGTTCCATAAGCTCATTGAGGGTGTCCCTCAGGAGCCTCTCCGGGCCGTGGATCTTGGGCAGGATCTTCTGTTTGATCTGGGCGTCCAGGTAGCGCTCCCAGTTTTCCCATTCTGTGGGTTTTCCCTCGTACACCCATGCGGCGTGCATGAATTCCAGTACCTCCATGGTGACCCTGAAACCGAAGTCAAAGCCTGCCCCCTGAAGTTTCTCATGGAAGAGGCTGAGTTCACGGACCAGGTCATCACGGATGCCGCCCAGGTCCTCGGCGTCACCTGTGTCATGGTTGAGGGGGTCCTCCAGGAATTTCAGGTCCCCCGCAGGTTTTTCAGGTTCCCCCTCCTCCATGAGGTATTCCCTGGGGTTCAGGGTCTCGAATTCTATGGTGTTGGCACGGTCGAGGACCTTGGGTGAGAACATGTAGGTTGTCTCATCCACGTTCACGGTACCGACAACCAGGAGGTTCTCTGGGAGTGCTATCTCTGAGGGGAAGCCACAGTCAGGGTCGTCATGGAGGGGTACCGGTTCACCACTCTCGAGGGCTGAGAGGAAGTCTGAGAAGTAGCGTTCCACGTGTGAGAGGTTCATCTCATCGAGTATGAGTATGTATGGATTTTCGGGGTCCTCTGAGGCCCTCATTATGAAGTCCAGGGCAGGTGTGCTCTGGTATTTACCTGTCATGATGTTGAGGTAACCGAATATGTGCCTCTTCTCGGTCCAGTTGGCACCCACGGGTACAATGAGATACCTCTTGCTCTCAGGGGTTGAGATGTACTGGCCGTAGAGCTGGGCGATCTTCGTCTTACCTGTACCTGAGTTACCTGTGAGGATCACGAAGGGCTTCACCTTGAGTGAGAGGAGGAAGTTCTCGATGAGTTCAGGTTTGAAGTGGTATCCCTTGTTTTTAAGATAATTGTAGTAATTAATTCCTCTACCTATTAAATCAGGTCCTGATGGGTTGGAGATATCATTATCATCTTCTTCCGAAACTTTTTTCCTAATTTCGCTTAAAATTTTATAAAAAACCTCGTCTCCTAGGACTGGTTCAGCATTTTCAATGTCTACCTCTTTCGCTGTCCTAGCATAAATGATCCCACCGGTTTTTTCAGTGAAAACAGGTTCTTTTAGTCTGTAAACTCTGATAATCCATAAATAAGCGTTTGATTCAATAAAAGATTTTACGTGCTTTGGACTCCATATATGGTAGCTGTTAATTTTGCCTAAAATTGTTGGGGAGATGTTTATTACATCAACAACTTTAGCGAAATATTTTATGGCAGGTAAATTGTTCTGAGTTTCAGGAATACTCTTTTCAATGACAAAATCACGGTACTCTTTTTTGAAGGCATCTAAATAATTGTCATTTTTAGTATAGTTCACCGTCGGATACAATAAAAATTCATTTATATTTGTGCCATATTTTCTTATAAGTATGGTTTGTTTTCCTTCTCCTAGAGCATCTACAATCGCTTTCCACTCATTGAGGCACTTGTTTAATTTTCTGGAAGTTTCACTGGATTTTATCCTTTTAACCTCATATACAAAGTCCCTTATATTCTCAGGGAGTGTCTCGTCAAGGGGTCCTATTACCACAACCCCGGTTTTCCTGTCACCATCAACCACTTCTGTCCACTCGCCACTATAATTATCCTCAAAAAATTTCTTACTGTAATTACCTCCGAGTTTGCCCCTGTGGACCACGTAGTAGTTTCCATCGAGGTCACGTGCAAATGCAGCTCCTATTCTACGATCTATGCCTTCAGGAGGGAAGTTTATCTCACAGATGATTGTCCTGTTTTCACCCTCAGCAGGTTCATCCGTCCCAAAACCGTTCCAGTACCTGCTTCCCTCGATGAAACGGGTCATGTACCATATTTTGAGGTCCGACATCCAGTAAACCTTCCCTTTCTCTTCACCACCCTGAAAGCCCGCTCTCCCCACAACGACTTTGTCAGCTCTTTTCATTAGAATATTTGAGAATTTACGTTGAGCCCTTTTTATCTCATCATTGTCTTGTATGATTTCTAAGATTCCCCCACTTAATTTTTCCCCTGCTTTCATTGATTCACCCCCTTCATCTTTAATTAAATAAATAATAACAATAGCTATTATTTAATTGGCATTACATTTTTAAACTGTGTATATCTCTATCTTTTTCTAAATATATATTTCTAAAATTGCCTAAAAGAAATCCTTTTTTAATTAAAAGTGCATAATTAAAGCGATGTATTTAATCTTCAAAGTTTACTAATCTAGACAATAGTCTTACATTGAAGGGGCGTGTATAAAATATATAACTTAAAATGGGATATGAGTGAAAACTTTGTAATTTTAACAGAAAGCCATTTTGGTGTTAGTCCTCCCAGACCAGTGTTTTTTGAGGAACTTGACCTTTTAGGTTTTGATGAATGGATGGACTATCCAAAATCTGAAGAACCATTACTATGGGCAATTGGACGCAATTATTATTATAAGGGTGAAGTTATTGCCAAAACTAAAGGCGGAAATTTCTTTGAAAAACCAAAAATAGAATTCTTAAATGATCAAAAAATAGAAATAGAGCCTATAAATATCAAAAAATTGGTAAAAAAGAATAAAGACAAACTTTTTGTTTTAGAAAATGAGGCGATGGACTTTATTCAAGGCGTCTATAATATTTATAAGAATGATTCTATTTTCACGGTTTCATATAGCGGCGGAAAGGACTCTCAGGTTATACTTGACCTGGTAACTCGTGTAATTCCGCCTGATGACTTAATCGTTATATTTTCAGATACCACACTTGAAAACAGCTTTACTTACGAAAATGTTCAGAGAACTAAGGAGGAGTATCTTAACAAATATCCCAAACTAAAATTTAAAACAGCTAAACCTCCTAAATCCGCATCGGAACTAATTAAATATGCAGGGTTACCTAGCAGGTTTAAGAGATGGTGTACCGATGCACTAAAAACAGCTCCTTTTAAAAATCTTTTAAAGAAAATCCTAAAAGATTATTCGGAGGTCATAGTTTTTGAGGGTGTTAGATCAGAGGAAAGCTCCAAAAGGTCTACCTATTCGCGAATTGAAGGTGAAGTCAAACACTCGGCTATTATAAATGCACGTCCTATACTCGATTGGAATATAACTGAGGTTTACCTTTATCTTTTTTATAGAGGTTTAAACTTAAACCAGGCTTATAGATGGGGTTTAAGTAGAGTCGGATGCATTTTATGCCCATATTCTTCAGTTTGGACAGAATTCATCAATTATAACCTTGAAAAAGAATCTTTAGAGCATTATATTTCGTTCATCAAAAATTACGCTAATATAAGGGGGGTTCCTGAGAAGAATGTGAAGAAGTTCATTGCTAACGGTGAATGGAAGAAAAGGGCTGGAGGCCTGGGATTAGATTTGGAATCGAACATAATAATCTCTGAAGACTCTGATAAGATTAAAGGAACCATTAACAATCCAAGGCAAAGTTTTCTTGAATGGTGTAAAGTCCTTGGAGATCGAAATTATCGCGAAAATAAAGGCGAGTTGTCGGGTGAAATAAGGATTGATGATAGTAAGGTTGACTTTAAAATTAAGAATTCAAATTCAGAGAAACAAATAATCGAAGTATGGAATATTGAAAATCCAACAGTTAAATCGAAGATTAGGAAGATTCTCTATAAAACAACATTCTGTGTTAATTGTGGCTTATGTCAGGCTGAGTGCCCTAATTTTGCTTTAGAAACAGTTGATAAATTGAATGTGAATTCCAACTTCTGTAAAAAGTGTCATAAATGTCTATATTTCTCAAAAAATGGCTGTATAATTGCAGCATCAGTCTATAATTCTGTAGGGGGTATTAAGATGAAAAAAAGAACCGGCGGAATAGATAAATACTCAACATTTGGTCTTAGGCAGGAATGGTTAAACGACTTTTTTGTTCTAGGAGATGAATGGCTTTCTAACAATACTTTAGGGCCCAAACAAGTACCTGCCGTATTAAGATGGCTTATAGACGCTGAATTGATTGACGAAAAGAAAAAAGTTAGCACTGATCTTGGAAACTACTTAAGAGAAATTTACAAGAAGGACAAATCATCCGCTTGGCTTATAATATGGAATAACATGTATTACAATTCAATGGTAGTTAATTGGTATTTGAATAAGATTCCTTGGGGTAAAATAACTAATAAAAACGAGTTAAAAGAAAAGATGGGCTTAGATTATCCAGAGTACAGTAAAGGCACAATAGGTAATCCCATAGATGCCATGGTAAACATGTTTGATAACTCGCCATTAGGTGATAAATTAGGTATTGGCGTTATAGAAAAAAAGGGCAGGACAGTTAAGTCAATTCATAAAGTAGGTGTTAGTGATATTAACTCATATGTTGTAGCTTATTCCCTTTATAAACTAGCTGAAAACAGTTCAAGGAGAAACTTCACAGTATCCGAGCTTTTTGAAAACGATTTTGAAGGAGGACCCTATAAAATATTTGGATTATCAAAAAACAATTTTGAACGAATATTAAGAGGTTTGCAAGAAGGACAGAGGATTTTAAGTGTTGATCTAGTCGCTGATCTCGATAACATCCGTTTAAGAGAAGATTTGACATCCTTAGATATAATCAAAACATATTGTGAGGGGTTATAATGCTATATTCAGACATAATTTCTTTAAATGAAAGATTTCAGCCAGCTTATGACTTAGAAAATGAACTAGAAGATTACTGGAAAACATTCATACCTAACAAAAGGTTTTATAAAATTTTGGGCGAAACTTTAAATGCACTTGAAAGTAACCGTGTGGAAGATAGACAATCCATATGGATTCAGGGTACCTATGGAACAGGGAAGAGTCACGCAGCAGCAGTTATTAAACACCTCTTGTCAGATGATCCTAAAATTTTAGAGGATTTTGAAATTAAGGAACCTCAGTTAGCTGCTAGATTGAAATCTTTCAGAGAAAAAAAGAGAATATTTCCTGTTGTAATAAAAGGGACCGCTGGCATTACAGACCCCCGAGAATTTGCTCTTCTTGTTGAAAAGTCTGTTAGAAGAGCACTGGCTGAGGAAGGACATGAATTAAGCGTAAAAACTGATTTTGAAAAATTAATTGAATCTTTAAATAATGGTCATTTAAATTTTGAGAGTCTTTTTGAAGGTACAGAAATAGAGATCTATGGAAGTAAAGATAGTATAATCACTTTACTTGAAAAAGAAGACATTGAAATACAGAGAAAGATTGAAAAGATTCTTTCTTCCAAGGGTATTATAATTGCAAGAGAGAATATAACTGACTGGCTTAAGGAAATTAATGAAGAACTAAAAATGAGGAACATAGCAGATAATCTTGTTATTT encodes the following:
- a CDS encoding DUF4007 family protein, which produces MSENFVILTESHFGVSPPRPVFFEELDLLGFDEWMDYPKSEEPLLWAIGRNYYYKGEVIAKTKGGNFFEKPKIEFLNDQKIEIEPINIKKLVKKNKDKLFVLENEAMDFIQGVYNIYKNDSIFTVSYSGGKDSQVILDLVTRVIPPDDLIVIFSDTTLENSFTYENVQRTKEEYLNKYPKLKFKTAKPPKSASELIKYAGLPSRFKRWCTDALKTAPFKNLLKKILKDYSEVIVFEGVRSEESSKRSTYSRIEGEVKHSAIINARPILDWNITEVYLYLFYRGLNLNQAYRWGLSRVGCILCPYSSVWTEFINYNLEKESLEHYISFIKNYANIRGVPEKNVKKFIANGEWKKRAGGLGLDLESNIIISEDSDKIKGTINNPRQSFLEWCKVLGDRNYRENKGELSGEIRIDDSKVDFKIKNSNSEKQIIEVWNIENPTVKSKIRKILYKTTFCVNCGLCQAECPNFALETVDKLNVNSNFCKKCHKCLYFSKNGCIIAASVYNSVGGIKMKKRTGGIDKYSTFGLRQEWLNDFFVLGDEWLSNNTLGPKQVPAVLRWLIDAELIDEKKKVSTDLGNYLREIYKKDKSSAWLIIWNNMYYNSMVVNWYLNKIPWGKITNKNELKEKMGLDYPEYSKGTIGNPIDAMVNMFDNSPLGDKLGIGVIEKKGRTVKSIHKVGVSDINSYVVAYSLYKLAENSSRRNFTVSELFENDFEGGPYKIFGLSKNNFERILRGLQEGQRILSVDLVADLDNIRLREDLTSLDIIKTYCEGL
- a CDS encoding roadblock/LC7 domain-containing protein, whose translation is MIERILKDLGRVNGVNGSLVVGKDGLIIESEVSGDIDAELVGAMASAVFGTAERSAEEIKHEPLEQVMIEGKRGKTLMIDAGEGILVVITDVDVNLGMIRIEMKRSAERLGDLLG
- a CDS encoding H(2)-dependent methylenetetrahydromethanopterin dehydrogenase-related protein, with protein sequence MKVTVYGAGNQKLYTEELNLPEKYGGEAPYGGSRMAMEFAQAGHEVTLAEPVRDVLEDEHWNLVEEAGVTVTDNDKEAAAEADVAVLFTPFGKGTINIAREILPELPEGAVIANTCTVSPVVLYYVLEKELKMDRTDIGVSSMHPAAVPGTPQHEHYVIGGRPTAELDIATDEQISRCAELAESTGKTAYVVPADVTSAVADMGSLVTAVALAGVLDYYYVGTQIIKAPEEMVEKQILMTLQTMASLVETSGVDGMARAMNPELLVKSARSMHLLDEQEELDAALRKISQLNDDVMKWIEGAEVKHTDLVAAQALTGELKTVMGDRAAEGTIRRCMRKMFE
- a CDS encoding heavy metal-binding domain-containing protein — protein: MLSLGRYRWAVIAVAAGLAAGLLSAILSVRFQLVIFGFNIMYIVSPLLAGFVESYIAGRKYGASTGAVSAILVFFAVNIYGWFFPAEPIEWNVFTVGGLMLVFQAAFPTAVNFLLAAIITYLLGLAGKGVGDLLVPKNGTIPLGYDAGGEMLGIVAGEAVGKPDEITELRRLAVERMLQNAEAMGAVGVVDIDLEVTVLRGLGGEVLAVTATGTAVKA
- a CDS encoding potassium channel family protein → MKDLQKGFRVLSEIIILVLLGLDGLSLIISTFLPFQPGTFSRIVLLDLLTSITVVTAYILQPGVRDRWNIPVVMVPFYFIGVNILGVNPDSVILAVLNLIKVVGLFIAFRDLAGSVGEFIRTSRLGYGLGLFVSVLFVFTIVFYLVESPVNPLVRTYEDSLWYVLQTITTVGYGDIIPVTAPGRLTGVVIMISAIASTSLITASATSTLLETLRREQERIDSTRRDEFRILRDKLDELEMKIERIEDMLEKHR
- a CDS encoding DUF2357 domain-containing protein yields the protein MDSEIIIEFQLGTLRIRGGPAPGEIPERTIEVNGYPVSLINVPEVERPGLNPIEHCPYYDNLSEIMLLEETEYHVLFEGSGECDVLPSLKRDAVFQELRFQLEEKSAGFLNFRSYAGKSFLDVSSGDLHEAIPVEVRSKKINYHEQYPAMLSDLSDEITSLILNSDSPIFQRFTVNDHSAGTLYEDFLILEHIFRPENLHAAAEHINQMYSSGLRREVELVPAGLAATVDPEEIISVISTPGSIDGGIPRVLPEVRLHETPDIPENRFYRYFLESLEDLILRLLETAPEGYIGDSLEGFLDDVRGFLSARWLMDVGELSVLPLNSQVLQKREGYRDILRYFFMLDLSLRFTWDELEDAIRGFERKLSELYEYWCYFKLIGILKDITGDSVNPSDIFDLNDWGVRLRRGMSLLRFSMGDVELALSYNGRFARNTRCSSYSLPFRPDYSLLVDVGECTYFIHLDAKYRSTINPEDFYDIDLRDAEEELESRYRDGDVYKMHTYKDAILHSMGAYILYPGSKRVIFNEETGEVPSVGAFPMRPGEFTVDEKRLRNFIERAIRRIAKEK
- a CDS encoding DUF1802 family protein — its product is MKRADKVVVGRAGFQGGEEKGKVYWMSDLKIWYMTRFIEGSRYWNGFGTDEPAEGENRTIICEINFPPEGIDRRIGAAFARDLDGNYYVVHRGKLGGNYSKKFFEDNYSGEWTEVVDGDRKTGVVVIGPLDETLPENIRDFVYEVKRIKSSETSRKLNKCLNEWKAIVDALGEGKQTILIRKYGTNINEFLLYPTVNYTKNDNYLDAFKKEYRDFVIEKSIPETQNNLPAIKYFAKVVDVINISPTILGKINSYHIWSPKHVKSFIESNAYLWIIRVYRLKEPVFTEKTGGIIYARTAKEVDIENAEPVLGDEVFYKILSEIRKKVSEEDDNDISNPSGPDLIGRGINYYNYLKNKGYHFKPELIENFLLSLKVKPFVILTGNSGTGKTKIAQLYGQYISTPESKRYLIVPVGANWTEKRHIFGYLNIMTGKYQSTPALDFIMRASEDPENPYILILDEMNLSHVERYFSDFLSALESGEPVPLHDDPDCGFPSEIALPENLLVVGTVNVDETTYMFSPKVLDRANTIEFETLNPREYLMEEGEPEKPAGDLKFLEDPLNHDTGDAEDLGGIRDDLVRELSLFHEKLQGAGFDFGFRVTMEVLEFMHAAWVYEGKPTEWENWERYLDAQIKQKILPKIHGPERLLRDTLNELMEHCEGRFPESHDKLREMVDTLRIQRYVSFIR